From Pseudomonas sp. stari2:
ATCGTTACGTCGTTTTCGGTAACCCGATCGGCCACAGCAAGTCGCCGATGATTCACAAACTGTTCGCCGAACAGACCGGGCAGAGCCTTGACTACAGCACGCTGCTGGCGCCGCTCGACGATTTTTCCGGCTGCGCCACGGCGTTTTTCCAGGAAGGTCGCGGTGCCAACGTGACCGTGCCGTTCAAGGAAGACGCCTACCGCCTGGCCAACAGCCTGACTGACCGTGCCCAGCGCGCGGGCGCGGTGAACACCTTGAGCAAACTCGCTGACGGCACCTTGCTCGGGGATAACACCGATGGTGCCGGGCTGGTGCGCGATCTGACGGTCAACGCCGGGTTCAGCCTCACCGGCAAACGCATTCTGCTGCTCGGCGCCGGTGGCGCGGTGCGCGGTGCGCTGGAGCCGTTGCTGGCAGAAAAACCGGCCTCGGTGATCATCGCCAACCGCACAGTGGACAAGGCCGAGCTGCTGGCTGAACTGTTCTGCGACCTCGGGCCGGTGTCGGCCAGCGGTTACGATTGGCTGCGCGAGCCGGTGGACGTGATCATCAACGCCACCTCTGCCAGTCTCACCGGCGATGTGCCGCCGATTGCAGAAAGTCTGATCGAACCCGGCAAGACCCTGTGCTACGACATGATGTACGGCAAGGAACCGACCGCGTTCTGCCGCTGGGCCAGCGAGCATGGTGCGGGCGTGGTGATGGATGGCTTGGGCATGCTGGCGGAACAGGCGGCGGAAGCCTTCTTCCTGTGGCGCGGTGTGCGTCCCGACACTGCGCCGGTTCTGGCGGAGTTGCGTCGACAACTGACGCTGTAAGGCGCTTTAGTCTTCGAAGCGGATCGGGCATTTCTCCGGCCCTTCGAGTTTGCGCAACTCCTCCACTACCTGTGGTCGCGCCTGACGCAAGGTCAGGCTGCGATCCTGACGCAGCAGGCGCCGGGCCTCCTGATGAAGCATTTCCACGCCGGAATAGTCGATGAAGTTGATCTGCTGCGCCTCGATCACCACCCGCGCGCCATGCATCCGTTGCAGACGCACTTGCAGGTAGTGGCTGGCGCCGAAAAAGATCGACCCGCCGACCCGCAAAACATCGTCTTCGCCATCGCGCCAATGCTGCACCCGGGGTTGCGAGGTGCGCTTGAGGTAGAAAAACAGCGACGCCAGCACCCCGGCATAAATCGCCGTCTGCAATTCCAGCAGCAACGTGGCAACGCAGGTGAGGCTCATCACCACAAACTCGGCCCGGCTGACCCGCAGCAACGCACGAATGCCACGGTAATCCACCAGCCCCCAGGCGATCAACAGAATGCTGCCGGCCATGGCCGGGATCGGAATGTGTGCAATCAACCCGGCGCCGAAAATCGCGAACAGCGCCACCCACAACGCCGAAAACACCCCGGCCAGCGGTGAACAGGCCCCGGCCTCATAGCTCAGTCCGGAGCGGGTGAACGAGCCGGCTGACAATGATCCCGAAAAGAACGCCCCGACGATGTTGGAAAGTCCCTGGGCACGGACTTCCTGATTGGCATCGAGCAGTTGCTGGGAACGCGCGGCAATCGAACGGGCGATCGACAGACTGGTGACCAGCCCGAGCATGCCCACCGCTACGGCGCTCGGCAGCAGGCGCAGGACCAGATCTACATCCAGCGGTAACCCGCTGAACGGCGGCAGGCGCCCGACAAAAGCGCTGACCAATTGAACATGGCCGAACATCGCCGGCCACAGCCACACCACCAGACTGCCGAGCACCAAGGTCATCAGCAGCGTCGGCCAGCGTGGCAGCAGTTGTTTGAGCAATACGCCAACCACCACCGTAGCGACACCGAGAACCAGCGACGGTTTATCCACAGCCCCCAGATGCCGCAGCAGATCCATCAGGCTGGCCAATGCCGTGGCCTTGGCCGGCAGATCCAGCCCCAGCAGATTCGGCAGTTGACCGATGGCAATCACCACCGCCGCGCCGAGGGTGAAACCCAGCACCACCGAGTGCGAGACGAAATTCACCAGCGCGCCGAAGCGCAACAGGCCAAGCAGCCACTGGAAAATCCCCGCCAGGAACGTCAGCAGCAGAATCAGGGTGATGTAGTCCTGTGATGCAGGCACGGCCAGTGGACTGACACTGGCGAACAGGACAATCGAAATGGCAGCGGTCGGGCCGCAGATCAAATGCCACGACGAGCCCCACAGGCAGGCGATCAGTACCGGGATGATCGCGGCATACAGGCCGTACTCGGGTGGGAGCCCGGCGATCAGGGCGTAGGCAATCGACTGCGGCAACGCGAGAATCGCGCCGCTGAGGCCGACGACCAGATCCCGCCCGACGCTGGCGCGGGTCTGCCGGGGCAGCCAGGTCAGGAAGGGGAAAAGTGAGCGACGGCTGGGGAGGGCCATGGATCCTCTCGGGTGAAATTTTGCGCATTGTACG
This genomic window contains:
- the aroE gene encoding shikimate dehydrogenase, with translation MDRYVVFGNPIGHSKSPMIHKLFAEQTGQSLDYSTLLAPLDDFSGCATAFFQEGRGANVTVPFKEDAYRLANSLTDRAQRAGAVNTLSKLADGTLLGDNTDGAGLVRDLTVNAGFSLTGKRILLLGAGGAVRGALEPLLAEKPASVIIANRTVDKAELLAELFCDLGPVSASGYDWLREPVDVIINATSASLTGDVPPIAESLIEPGKTLCYDMMYGKEPTAFCRWASEHGAGVVMDGLGMLAEQAAEAFFLWRGVRPDTAPVLAELRRQLTL
- a CDS encoding SulP family inorganic anion transporter, which codes for MALPSRRSLFPFLTWLPRQTRASVGRDLVVGLSGAILALPQSIAYALIAGLPPEYGLYAAIIPVLIACLWGSSWHLICGPTAAISIVLFASVSPLAVPASQDYITLILLLTFLAGIFQWLLGLLRFGALVNFVSHSVVLGFTLGAAVVIAIGQLPNLLGLDLPAKATALASLMDLLRHLGAVDKPSLVLGVATVVVGVLLKQLLPRWPTLLMTLVLGSLVVWLWPAMFGHVQLVSAFVGRLPPFSGLPLDVDLVLRLLPSAVAVGMLGLVTSLSIARSIAARSQQLLDANQEVRAQGLSNIVGAFFSGSLSAGSFTRSGLSYEAGACSPLAGVFSALWVALFAIFGAGLIAHIPIPAMAGSILLIAWGLVDYRGIRALLRVSRAEFVVMSLTCVATLLLELQTAIYAGVLASLFFYLKRTSQPRVQHWRDGEDDVLRVGGSIFFGASHYLQVRLQRMHGARVVIEAQQINFIDYSGVEMLHQEARRLLRQDRSLTLRQARPQVVEELRKLEGPEKCPIRFED